From Apilactobacillus bombintestini:
GATGCGCTCGCCGATGTAGAAGTTATTTACACATTTTTAGGTCCTTGGGATGTGGACTTAGCGATGGAAGCCATCGTAGAAGCACTAGATCAAGTTAATCCCTCTTTGCAACAATTTGTTATGTTATCTACTGCCGGCATTGATAATGAATTACTGGGAACGGTAGTTTATCCCGGAGTGGAAAATAACAAAGAGTATTTGAATCAACAAAGATATGCGGCCAAATTGGTGGATGAATATGAAATCCCTTATACTATCTTGCGTCCGGTTCGTATCGTAGACGATTCCGTAGGTAAACTAGAAGTCATCGACGAAGGTGAAAACATGGACTACGGCGAAGTTAGCGCGGACAGTGTTGCCAAGATAGCTGCACAAGTAGTAGAATATCAACAATTCGTTAATCAATCAGTTGGATTGATTGAAAGATAAGAGGTGCAAAAACATGGCGTTAAAATTAAACAAGCAACAATTACAACAAATTAAACAACAATTAACTGCTACCCAAAAAGATTCTCATTTAGTTATTTTCAAGAGTGTGTCACCCGAATCCGGTGGTACTATTCATATGATTACTAACTACGGAACTTTTGAAGCCTTACAAAAACAACGTCCTGAATTAAAGATGGAAATTGTAAGAGATATCGTACCAGTTACTGATAGTTTGGCTTACTGGGCAGTGGCTCAAGATACTGCTGCACATTTGAAACCCGGTGATCCTAAGGCTTCTGAAGTGGCTTTACAAGTTGAAAAGTACACTAATGATGTATTAGAAGATAATAAATTACCTCGTAATCACTAATATGTTTCATGTGAAACAAAGAACCGATTAACTATTGTTAATCGGTTCTTTTTAGTTAGTATTTAAATTTATTGAAGACTAAAGTCTAAATTAACCTTGGTCGTTGTGTAGACGTGGGTCAGCTGGCTTAGTCTTAGGAATGCCACCCATAGCTTCTGGGTTTTCTTGGTAAGTGAATTTCTTACCATCTTTAGCAACTTGTCCTTCAAAGGCACGTGAACCTTCACCATCAGAGAAGTTCATTAGAACGTGGGTGAATTCATCATGTTCAATGTCGCCCATGTTACCAGGAACAATTACACCATATTTTTCTTCCAATTCTTCTTGTGCTTTCATGAATT
This genomic window contains:
- a CDS encoding NAD(P)-binding oxidoreductase, whose product is MKKVLMIGNRHHLADKTAAQLGPQYETQILDNIKFDDAKNYVDALADVEVIYTFLGPWDVDLAMEAIVEALDQVNPSLQQFVMLSTAGIDNELLGTVVYPGVENNKEYLNQQRYAAKLVDEYEIPYTILRPVRIVDDSVGKLEVIDEGENMDYGEVSADSVAKIAAQVVEYQQFVNQSVGLIER